One Paracoccaceae bacterium genomic region harbors:
- a CDS encoding methylenetetrahydrofolate reductase, which produces MALFSFRREAPTPAPAPLAEFLAGYSMEVMPRTAEKIADFRDLLPAGTRVYIAHIDGTPIDEMVATAARLRAEGYEPMPHIPARIIPDRATLADWIARYRAEAGVRQALLLGGGLSAPRGTFESSMQLIETGLFDGFDRLHVAGHPEGNRDIDPDGSDRMVMEALRWKQAFADRSDAAMAIVTQFSFEAAPIIAWADRLAAEGIRLPVHIGIAGPAKLQTLIKFAIACGVGPSLRVLQKRAMDVTKLLLPYEPFEVLEALARHKAAHPEFGIEQVHFFPLGGIKANADWAIAQGGDATAPASQKG; this is translated from the coding sequence ATGGCACTGTTCAGTTTCCGCCGCGAGGCACCGACACCCGCCCCCGCCCCGCTCGCGGAGTTCCTGGCGGGCTACTCGATGGAGGTGATGCCCCGCACCGCCGAGAAGATCGCGGATTTCCGCGACCTTCTGCCTGCGGGCACGCGCGTCTACATCGCCCATATCGACGGAACGCCGATTGACGAGATGGTGGCCACCGCCGCCCGCCTGCGCGCCGAAGGCTACGAGCCGATGCCGCACATTCCCGCACGCATCATCCCCGACCGCGCCACGCTGGCCGACTGGATCGCGCGCTACCGGGCCGAGGCCGGGGTGCGCCAGGCGCTTCTGCTGGGTGGCGGCCTGTCGGCACCGCGCGGCACCTTCGAGTCGTCGATGCAGCTGATCGAGACGGGCCTGTTCGACGGCTTCGACCGCCTGCATGTGGCGGGCCACCCGGAGGGCAACCGCGACATTGACCCCGACGGGTCCGACCGCATGGTGATGGAGGCGCTGCGCTGGAAACAGGCCTTCGCCGACCGCAGCGACGCGGCAATGGCCATCGTCACCCAGTTCAGCTTCGAGGCGGCCCCGATCATCGCATGGGCCGACCGGCTGGCGGCCGAGGGCATCCGCCTGCCCGTCCACATCGGCATCGCCGGCCCCGCCAAGCTTCAGACGCTGATCAAGTTCGCCATCGCCTGCGGTGTCGGCCCCAGCCTGCGCGTGCTGCAGAAGCGGGCGATGGATGTGACCAAGCTCCTGCTGCCCTACGAGCCCTTCGAGGTGCTCGAGGCACTGGCCCGCCACAAGGCGGCGCATCCGGAATTCGGGATCGAACAGGTGCATTTCTTCCCGTTGGGTGGCATCAAGGCCAATGCCGACTGGGCCATCGCCCAGGGCGGCGACGCCACCGCGCCCGCATCGCAGAAAGGTTGA
- a CDS encoding virulence factor, whose protein sequence is MPDVTVVYWRDIPAQVIVGKGRRGSKVQLPERFEQAIDRAAMKAGARDTDSYLAEWRKAPPYTVEGDPDEIAKAEAARIEAEYDTARLKALIDNNGWA, encoded by the coding sequence TTGCCAGACGTGACGGTGGTGTACTGGCGCGACATTCCTGCCCAGGTGATCGTGGGCAAGGGACGGCGCGGATCGAAGGTGCAACTGCCCGAACGCTTTGAACAGGCGATCGACCGGGCGGCCATGAAGGCGGGCGCGCGCGATACCGACAGCTATCTGGCGGAATGGCGCAAGGCCCCCCCCTACACGGTCGAAGGCGACCCCGACGAGATCGCGAAGGCCGAGGCCGCGCGGATCGAGGCGGAATACGACACGGCGCGGCTCAAGGCGCTGATCGACAACAACGGCTGGGCCTGA
- a CDS encoding Ppx/GppA family phosphatase, which yields MTPERPREEDAIPGAQPAPDASGATLAAKAVPPVEPSTSHPAGPGALYAALDLGTNSCRMLIARPRGAHFHVVDSFSKTVQLGHGLEASGRLSRASMARTVAALHICQKKIEKHGVTRMRLVATEACRRARNARDFIRQVRRETGLPMEIIQPEEEARLAVISCAPLVSKRTEQLLVVDIGGGSTELVWIDLSRVAPPDRPRSIMRLRQGLSREAGDGLARVVDWISVPLGVATLKDQFGDVEDDSARFALMSWFFEENLANFSPYNAENPREGFQIVGTSGTITTVAASFLGLKRYDRAKVDGLRMTSAQIDTVIRDYLSLGPEGRRTDPRIGRDRHALIMSGAAILQALMRIWPTDRLSVADRGLREGLLYAQMSADGMLEDGPLE from the coding sequence ATGACGCCCGAGCGTCCCCGGGAGGAGGACGCGATCCCGGGGGCGCAACCCGCGCCGGACGCATCCGGCGCGACCCTTGCAGCCAAGGCCGTCCCCCCGGTCGAGCCGTCAACCTCCCACCCGGCCGGGCCGGGCGCGCTCTATGCTGCGCTCGATCTCGGCACGAACAGTTGCCGGATGCTGATTGCCCGCCCGCGGGGCGCGCATTTTCATGTCGTCGACAGCTTTTCCAAGACCGTGCAGCTTGGGCACGGGCTGGAGGCCTCGGGGCGGCTGTCGCGTGCCTCGATGGCGCGCACGGTGGCGGCGCTGCACATCTGCCAGAAGAAGATCGAGAAGCACGGCGTGACGCGGATGCGGCTGGTCGCGACCGAGGCCTGCCGGCGGGCGCGCAACGCGCGGGACTTCATCCGCCAGGTCCGGCGCGAGACCGGCCTGCCGATGGAGATCATCCAGCCCGAGGAAGAGGCGCGTCTGGCGGTGATTTCCTGCGCGCCGCTGGTGTCCAAGCGCACCGAGCAGCTGCTGGTGGTGGATATCGGCGGCGGGTCGACCGAACTGGTGTGGATCGACCTGAGCCGCGTTGCGCCACCCGACCGGCCGCGGTCGATCATGCGGCTTCGGCAGGGCCTGAGCCGCGAGGCCGGCGACGGGCTGGCCCGGGTTGTCGACTGGATCTCGGTGCCCCTGGGCGTGGCGACGCTGAAGGACCAGTTCGGCGACGTCGAGGACGATTCGGCACGCTTTGCGCTGATGTCCTGGTTCTTCGAGGAGAATCTGGCGAACTTCTCGCCCTACAACGCCGAGAACCCGCGCGAGGGGTTCCAGATCGTCGGCACCAGCGGAACGATCACCACGGTTGCCGCGTCCTTCCTGGGCCTGAAGCGCTATGACCGGGCCAAGGTGGACGGGCTGCGCATGACATCGGCGCAGATCGACACCGTGATCCGCGACTACCTGTCGCTTGGTCCCGAGGGGCGGCGCACCGATCCGCGCATCGGGCGGGATCGCCATGCGCTGATCATGTCGGGTGCGGCTATCCTTCAGGCGCTGATGCGGATATGGCCCACCGACCGGTTGTCGGTGGCTGACCGGGGGCTGCGCGAGGGGCTGCTCTACGCCCAGATGAGCGCCGACGGCATGCTAGAGGATGGACCGCTCGAATGA
- a CDS encoding RlmE family RNA methyltransferase, which yields MTENTSGRGSRDLRVRVKTAKGRKLSSTLWLERQLNDPYVIRAKREGYRGRAAFKILELDDKYGFLTPGARVVDLGCAPGGWCQVAVERVNALGQRGGKPVGTVLGVDLQPVDPIPGAQIHQLDFLSDGADDKVKAWLGGRADVVMSDMAAASSGHKATDHLRIIALCEAAAEFAFDVLEEGGTFVAKVLAGGAENELQSRLKRAFRKVANVKPPASRADSSEKFVVAQGFRGRPAEIDDDGAA from the coding sequence ATGACCGAGAACACTTCGGGCCGGGGCTCGCGCGATCTGCGGGTGCGGGTCAAGACCGCCAAGGGGCGCAAGCTGTCGTCGACGCTGTGGCTGGAGCGGCAGTTGAACGACCCCTACGTGATCCGCGCCAAGCGCGAGGGCTATCGCGGCCGCGCGGCGTTCAAGATCCTTGAACTGGACGACAAGTACGGGTTCCTGACCCCGGGGGCGCGGGTGGTCGACCTGGGTTGCGCGCCGGGGGGCTGGTGTCAGGTGGCGGTCGAGCGGGTGAACGCCCTCGGCCAGCGCGGGGGCAAGCCGGTGGGGACGGTGCTGGGCGTCGATCTTCAGCCGGTGGACCCGATTCCGGGGGCGCAGATCCACCAGCTCGACTTTCTGTCGGATGGCGCGGACGACAAGGTGAAGGCCTGGCTGGGCGGCCGCGCCGATGTGGTGATGAGCGACATGGCCGCCGCGTCGAGCGGCCACAAGGCGACCGATCACCTGCGGATCATCGCCCTGTGCGAGGCCGCGGCGGAGTTCGCCTTTGACGTGCTGGAAGAGGGCGGAACCTTTGTCGCCAAGGTGCTGGCGGGCGGCGCCGAGAACGAGCTGCAATCCCGTCTGAAGCGCGCGTTCCGCAAGGTCGCCAACGTCAAGCCACCGGCCAGCCGCGCGGACAGTTCCGAGAAGTTCGTGGTGGCGCAGGGATTTCGCGGGCGGCCCGCCGAGATCGACGACGACGGGGCCGCGTGA
- a CDS encoding DUF882 domain-containing protein, producing the protein MTENSSSAITRRGLLGVFAATMVAAAPTYSNAFGLLRGSGDIRRVRMYSGRTGEAIDTIYWIDGKYIPEVIKEINHFMRDWRSGATTQIDTRTVDIMAAAHRLMDVSEPYMMLSGYRSPQTNAMLRSKSRGVARDSLHMRGQAADLRLKSRSVSQIARAAEACASGGVGRYSRSNFVHMDCGPVRHWGG; encoded by the coding sequence ATGACGGAAAACAGCTCATCGGCGATCACGCGGCGTGGATTGCTGGGTGTGTTTGCGGCGACGATGGTCGCGGCCGCACCGACCTACTCCAACGCCTTCGGGCTTCTGCGCGGGTCGGGCGATATCCGGCGGGTGCGGATGTATTCGGGCCGCACCGGCGAGGCGATCGACACGATATACTGGATCGACGGCAAGTACATTCCCGAAGTCATCAAGGAAATCAACCACTTCATGCGCGACTGGCGGTCCGGGGCAACCACCCAGATCGACACGCGGACGGTCGACATCATGGCGGCTGCGCATCGCCTGATGGATGTGTCGGAACCCTACATGATGCTGTCGGGTTATCGCAGCCCGCAGACCAACGCGATGCTGCGGTCGAAATCGCGCGGTGTCGCCCGCGACAGCCTTCACATGCGCGGCCAGGCCGCCGACCTGCGCCTGAAGTCGCGGTCCGTCAGCCAGATCGCCCGCGCGGCCGAGGCCTGCGCCTCGGGCGGCGTGGGCCGCTATTCCCGGTCGAACTTCGTCCATATGGACTGCGGCCCGGTCCGCCACTGGGGCGGCTGA
- a CDS encoding L,D-transpeptidase family protein produces MTIASRGAARFAAGVSALAIAGAVWTQGAVAQSVPALTSQVQVSAAAQSAFRNALAEAAVADEAVAGFYRDRAYAPFWTGPEDAPRRAALLQALAGAGMHGLPVGRYDPADLIAAFRAARTEGDRGRLEVRMTLALLDYARDVQTGALVPSKVAPGIVREVPVRDRRGNLDGFARAADPLAFLTSLPPRSQEYVRLMKARFMLERAAAEGSWGAPVSAKSLEPGATGEALIALRDRLAAMGYLPGNAAAASYDDTIRKAVSAFQADHGIEVNGVAGATTLAEINVGPERRLAAVIVAMERERWLNIERGKRHIWVNLADFSAQIVDDGRVTFQTRAVVGAQKIDKNTPEFSHKMTYMELNPDWTVPGGIIKRDYLPKLKANPNALGHLQLIDRRGRVVPRGSVDFAAYSASNFPFNLRQAPGDGNALGRVKFMFPNPHAIYLHDTPEKHLFGREVRTYSSGCVRLNDPFEFAYELLSRQEADPRTAFHKVLDTRRQERIFLKEPVPIHLEYRTAFSNPRGQMQYRRDMYGRDAAIFRALVQAGVVTAAADS; encoded by the coding sequence ATGACGATTGCATCACGCGGCGCCGCGCGTTTCGCGGCAGGGGTTTCCGCGCTGGCCATTGCCGGTGCCGTCTGGACGCAGGGGGCCGTTGCGCAATCCGTTCCCGCGCTGACATCGCAGGTCCAGGTTTCGGCGGCGGCGCAGTCGGCGTTCCGCAATGCCCTGGCCGAGGCGGCGGTGGCGGATGAGGCGGTGGCCGGTTTCTACCGCGACCGCGCCTATGCGCCGTTCTGGACCGGGCCCGAGGACGCGCCGCGCCGCGCCGCGCTGTTGCAGGCGCTGGCCGGGGCGGGAATGCACGGGCTGCCGGTCGGCCGCTACGACCCTGCCGACCTGATCGCGGCATTCCGCGCCGCCCGCACCGAGGGCGACCGGGGCCGGCTTGAGGTGCGCATGACGCTGGCGCTGCTGGATTATGCGCGCGACGTTCAGACCGGCGCACTGGTGCCGTCCAAGGTGGCACCGGGCATCGTGCGCGAGGTCCCGGTGCGCGACCGCCGGGGCAATCTGGACGGCTTTGCCCGCGCCGCCGATCCGCTGGCCTTCCTGACGTCGCTGCCGCCCCGGTCGCAGGAATATGTCCGGCTGATGAAGGCGCGTTTCATGCTGGAACGCGCGGCGGCCGAAGGATCATGGGGCGCACCGGTCAGCGCCAAGTCGCTGGAACCCGGCGCCACGGGCGAGGCGCTGATCGCGCTGCGCGACCGTCTGGCGGCGATGGGCTACCTTCCCGGCAATGCCGCCGCGGCCAGCTATGACGACACGATCCGCAAGGCCGTCAGCGCCTTTCAGGCGGACCACGGGATCGAAGTGAACGGCGTGGCCGGTGCCACGACGCTGGCCGAGATCAACGTCGGGCCGGAACGGCGGCTTGCGGCCGTCATCGTCGCGATGGAGCGGGAACGCTGGCTGAACATCGAGCGGGGTAAGCGCCACATCTGGGTCAACCTGGCCGATTTCTCGGCCCAGATCGTCGATGACGGGCGCGTGACCTTCCAGACCCGCGCGGTGGTGGGGGCGCAGAAGATCGACAAGAACACCCCCGAGTTCAGCCACAAGATGACCTACATGGAGCTGAACCCCGACTGGACGGTGCCCGGGGGCATCATCAAGCGCGACTACCTGCCCAAGCTCAAGGCCAACCCGAACGCCCTGGGGCATCTGCAGCTGATCGACCGGCGGGGCCGGGTGGTGCCGCGCGGATCGGTGGACTTCGCCGCCTATTCGGCGTCGAACTTTCCCTTCAACCTGCGGCAGGCGCCGGGGGACGGCAATGCGCTTGGCCGGGTCAAGTTCATGTTCCCGAATCCGCACGCGATCTATCTGCATGACACGCCGGAGAAGCATCTTTTCGGCCGTGAGGTGCGCACATACTCCTCGGGCTGCGTGCGGCTGAACGATCCGTTCGAATTTGCCTACGAACTGCTGTCGCGGCAGGAGGCCGACCCCCGCACGGCGTTCCACAAGGTGCTGGACACACGGCGCCAGGAGCGCATCTTCCTGAAGGAGCCGGTGCCGATCCATCTGGAGTACCGCACCGCCTTCAGCAACCCGCGCGGGCAGATGCAGTACCGGCGCGACATGTACGGGCGGGACGCGGCGATCTTCCGGGCGCTCGTGCAGGCCGGGGTGGTCACCGCCGCCGCCGACAGCTAA
- a CDS encoding UDP-3-O-(3-hydroxymyristoyl)glucosamine N-acyltransferase, whose product MSHTIAEIAAAIGAEAEGDLSIRIARAAEPAAAGPEDLALAMDPRYGGGIAQGRAVAALLWPGADWRGMGLRAAIFAPRSRLALSGLTRLMDAGPDIAPGLHPMTVIAPSARIGDGAAIGPFVTIGAGAVIGPRARIAAHVSVGEGARIGEDALILPGARIGARVTIGDRFICQPGAVIGADGFSFVTPERSGVEDVRASLGQRDEIREQSWTRIHSLGAVTIGDDVEVGANACIDRGTIRDTAIGSGTKLDNLVHVGHNVTVGRDCLLCGQVGIAGSARIGDRVVLGGQCGVNDNIFVGDDVIAGGATKIFTNAPAGRVLLGYPAVKMETHVEMQKALRRLPRLAAAVAALKKAVPIADGND is encoded by the coding sequence ATGTCCCACACCATTGCCGAGATCGCCGCCGCCATCGGGGCCGAGGCGGAGGGCGACCTGTCGATCCGCATCGCGCGGGCGGCGGAGCCGGCCGCCGCGGGGCCCGAAGACCTGGCCCTGGCCATGGACCCGCGCTATGGCGGCGGCATCGCGCAGGGGCGCGCGGTTGCCGCGCTGCTGTGGCCCGGGGCCGACTGGCGGGGCATGGGGTTGCGGGCGGCAATCTTTGCGCCGCGGTCGCGGCTGGCGCTGTCGGGGCTGACGCGGCTGATGGACGCCGGGCCCGACATCGCGCCGGGCCTGCATCCGATGACGGTGATCGCGCCCTCGGCCCGGATCGGCGACGGTGCGGCCATCGGCCCCTTCGTCACCATCGGCGCGGGTGCCGTGATCGGGCCGCGCGCGCGCATTGCCGCCCATGTCTCGGTGGGCGAGGGCGCGCGGATCGGCGAGGATGCCCTGATCCTGCCGGGCGCGCGGATCGGTGCGCGGGTGACGATCGGTGACCGGTTCATCTGCCAGCCCGGGGCGGTGATCGGGGCGGACGGATTCTCCTTTGTCACGCCCGAGCGGTCGGGGGTTGAAGATGTTCGCGCAAGCCTCGGACAACGCGACGAAATCCGCGAACAAAGCTGGACGCGCATTCACAGCCTGGGTGCGGTGACCATCGGCGACGATGTCGAAGTGGGGGCGAACGCCTGCATCGACCGCGGCACGATCCGGGATACCGCGATCGGCTCGGGAACCAAGCTCGATAACCTCGTGCATGTCGGGCACAATGTCACGGTGGGGCGCGATTGCCTGCTGTGCGGACAGGTGGGCATCGCCGGGTCGGCGCGCATCGGCGACCGGGTGGTGCTGGGCGGCCAGTGCGGCGTGAACGACAACATCTTTGTCGGCGACGACGTGATCGCGGGCGGGGCGACCAAGATCTTCACCAATGCGCCCGCCGGCCGCGTGCTGCTGGGCTATCCGGCGGTGAAGATGGAGACGCATGTCGAGATGCAGAAGGCGCTGCGCCGCCTGCCGCGCCTGGCCGCCGCGGTTGCCGCGCTGAAGAAAGCCGTTCCCATCGCCGACGGGAACGATTAG
- a CDS encoding acyl carrier protein: MTDSVRDRVVAIVAEQAVLDVADVKMDATLESLGIDSLGLVESIFAIEEAFDISVPFNANDPAQSEFDISSVAAIVAAVERLVAEQKGA; the protein is encoded by the coding sequence ATGACCGACAGCGTGCGGGACAGGGTGGTGGCGATCGTCGCCGAACAGGCAGTGCTGGACGTGGCGGACGTGAAGATGGACGCGACGCTGGAAAGCCTGGGGATCGACAGCCTGGGGCTGGTCGAATCGATCTTCGCCATCGAGGAAGCCTTTGACATCTCGGTGCCGTTCAACGCCAACGATCCGGCGCAGAGCGAGTTCGACATCTCGTCGGTCGCGGCCATCGTCGCGGCGGTCGAACGGCTGGTCGCCGAACAGAAGGGCGCCTGA
- a CDS encoding beta-ketoacyl-[acyl-carrier-protein] synthase family protein yields MRRVVITGAGTINALAHDVPGTFAAFRDGRCGITPLEIRDRERLSIQIGGQVHNWNPEAHFNRQQIVLYDKFTQFTLLAARQAVEQSGIEFEGSLGLEAGAVLGTAGGGVNTWDENYRAVYEEGRNRVHPFVVPKLMNNAAASHLSMEYGLRGPTFTVATACASSNHAMGLAFQMVRSGAARAMLTGGSEAMLCFGGIKAWEGLRVMSKDACRPFSANRNGMVQGEGAGVFVFEDYDHARARGADILAEVLGFAMSSDAADIVMPSAQGAERAITGALRDARLNPEDVGYINAHGTGTAANDKTECAAVAHAFGHHADRLMMSSTKSMHGHLIGGTGAVELLACLMALREGVIAPTIGYEEPDPECALDVVPNVAREAKVDVVLSNAFAFGGLNAVIALRRV; encoded by the coding sequence ATGCGGCGGGTGGTCATCACGGGGGCCGGGACCATCAACGCACTTGCGCATGACGTTCCGGGCACCTTTGCCGCGTTCCGCGACGGGCGTTGCGGCATCACACCGCTGGAAATCCGCGACCGCGAGCGTCTGTCGATCCAGATCGGCGGCCAGGTCCACAACTGGAACCCCGAGGCGCATTTCAACCGCCAGCAGATCGTCCTTTACGACAAGTTCACCCAGTTCACGCTGCTGGCCGCGCGGCAGGCGGTGGAACAGTCGGGGATCGAGTTCGAGGGGTCGCTGGGGCTTGAGGCCGGGGCGGTGCTGGGCACGGCCGGCGGCGGCGTGAACACCTGGGACGAGAATTACCGGGCGGTCTACGAGGAGGGGAGGAACCGGGTTCATCCCTTTGTCGTGCCCAAGCTGATGAACAATGCGGCGGCCAGCCACCTGTCGATGGAATACGGGCTGCGCGGGCCGACCTTCACCGTCGCGACGGCCTGCGCCAGTTCGAATCACGCGATGGGCCTTGCGTTCCAGATGGTGCGGTCGGGCGCGGCGCGCGCCATGCTGACCGGCGGGTCCGAGGCGATGCTGTGCTTTGGCGGGATCAAGGCCTGGGAAGGCTTGCGCGTCATGTCCAAGGACGCCTGCCGCCCGTTCAGCGCGAACCGCAACGGGATGGTGCAGGGCGAGGGAGCGGGCGTCTTCGTGTTCGAGGACTATGACCACGCCCGGGCGCGCGGGGCCGACATCCTGGCCGAGGTGCTGGGTTTCGCCATGTCGTCGGATGCCGCCGACATCGTGATGCCCTCGGCACAGGGGGCCGAGCGCGCGATCACCGGCGCGCTGCGGGATGCCCGGCTGAACCCCGAGGATGTGGGATACATCAACGCCCATGGCACCGGCACCGCCGCCAATGACAAGACGGAATGCGCGGCCGTGGCCCATGCCTTCGGGCACCATGCGGACCGGCTGATGATGTCGTCCACCAAGTCGATGCATGGGCACCTGATCGGCGGGACCGGTGCGGTCGAGCTGCTGGCCTGCCTGATGGCGCTGCGCGAAGGGGTGATCGCACCGACCATCGGCTACGAGGAACCCGATCCGGAATGCGCGCTTGACGTCGTGCCCAACGTGGCGCGCGAGGCGAAGGTCGATGTGGTGCTGTCGAACGCCTTTGCCTTTGGCGGGCTGAATGCGGTGATCGCGCTGCGCCGGGTCTGA
- a CDS encoding invasion associated locus B family protein — protein sequence MTRTTPILAVLLGLALAVPAVAQETPAAPAPAADPVPNPDDLSLGREENADGIGSNYTAATHGDWEIRCLRAEDGSDPCQLYQLLKDAEGNPISEFTMVNLPAGQQAAAGATAIVPLETLLTQELSLQVDGGAVKKYPFAWCSPIGCIARIGFTQPEIDAMKRGNRVNVTIVPVVAPEQKVTVAMSLRGFTAGYDALVSGNIPKQPAVTAEPAPAAAPGGN from the coding sequence ATGACCCGCACGACCCCGATCCTTGCCGTCCTGCTTGGCCTGGCGCTGGCGGTGCCCGCTGTGGCGCAGGAAACGCCCGCTGCCCCGGCCCCCGCGGCCGACCCCGTTCCGAACCCCGACGACCTGTCGCTGGGGCGCGAGGAAAATGCCGACGGCATCGGATCGAACTATACCGCCGCCACGCATGGCGACTGGGAAATCCGCTGCCTGCGCGCCGAGGACGGATCGGACCCGTGCCAGCTTTACCAGCTGCTGAAGGATGCCGAAGGCAACCCGATCTCGGAGTTCACCATGGTGAACCTGCCCGCCGGCCAGCAGGCCGCCGCGGGCGCCACCGCGATCGTGCCTCTGGAAACCCTGCTGACGCAGGAGCTTTCGCTGCAGGTCGATGGCGGCGCGGTCAAGAAATACCCCTTCGCCTGGTGCAGCCCGATCGGCTGCATCGCGCGGATCGGCTTCACCCAGCCCGAAATCGACGCGATGAAGCGCGGCAACCGGGTGAACGTGACCATCGTTCCGGTGGTTGCCCCCGAACAGAAGGTGACGGTGGCCATGTCGCTGCGCGGCTTCACCGCCGGCTATGACGCGCTGGTCTCGGGCAACATCCCGAAACAGCCGGCCGTGACGGCAGAACCCGCACCGGCCGCCGCGCCCGGCGGAAACTGA
- a CDS encoding DUF853 family protein yields MGEEAGIFVGGGGEGHAVPQTLLLGYGNRHGLVAGATGTGKTVTLQVLAEGFSAAGVPVFCSDIKGDLSGIAVAGNPQGKLLDAFRARSNTIGWELRSQAFPVIFWDLFGEQGHPVRTTVAEMGPLLLSRLLELTEPQEGVLNVAFRLADDEELPLLDMKDLQAMLTFIAENAREISARYGLVSTTSVGAIQRRLLVLENQGGAGMFGEPALDLADMMRMAPDGRGYVSVLAADRLMGSPRLYATFLLWLLSELFEELPEVGDPEKPRLVFFFDEAHLLFDGAPKGLVDRVEQVARLIRSKGVGVYFVTQRPADVPETILAQLGNRVQHALRAFTARDQTDLRKAAQTYRANPRFSTEAAIREVGTGEAVTSFLERKGIPGMVERTLVRPPMSQLGPIDPAARGQVIAASPLRGKYDTVLDRDSAWERLRARAEAAAREAAEAEAREAADKEAEREFRNARRYDPKMPRATKTSSRSRSSDSVGEAFAKSFARSLGSRSGQAVMRGVLGTLFRKR; encoded by the coding sequence ATGGGCGAGGAAGCAGGCATCTTCGTGGGCGGCGGGGGCGAGGGCCATGCGGTGCCGCAGACCCTGCTGCTGGGCTATGGCAACCGCCACGGTCTGGTGGCCGGGGCCACCGGCACCGGCAAGACCGTGACCCTGCAGGTGCTGGCCGAGGGGTTTTCTGCCGCGGGGGTGCCGGTCTTCTGTTCCGACATCAAGGGCGACCTGTCGGGCATCGCGGTCGCCGGAAATCCGCAGGGCAAGCTGCTGGATGCATTCCGCGCGCGGTCGAATACCATCGGCTGGGAACTGCGGTCGCAGGCATTTCCGGTGATCTTCTGGGACCTGTTCGGCGAACAGGGCCATCCGGTCCGGACCACCGTGGCCGAGATGGGGCCGCTGCTGCTGTCGCGGCTGCTGGAACTGACCGAGCCGCAGGAGGGCGTGCTGAACGTGGCCTTCCGCCTGGCGGATGACGAGGAGCTGCCGCTTCTGGACATGAAGGACCTGCAGGCGATGCTGACCTTCATCGCCGAGAATGCGCGCGAGATCTCGGCGCGCTATGGCCTGGTGTCCACCACCTCGGTGGGCGCGATCCAGCGGCGGCTTCTGGTGCTGGAGAACCAGGGCGGTGCCGGGATGTTCGGCGAGCCGGCCCTGGATCTGGCCGACATGATGCGGATGGCGCCGGACGGGCGGGGCTATGTGTCGGTGCTGGCGGCCGACAGGCTGATGGGGTCGCCGCGCCTCTACGCCACGTTCCTGCTGTGGCTGCTTTCGGAACTTTTCGAGGAATTGCCGGAAGTTGGAGACCCCGAGAAGCCGCGGCTGGTGTTCTTTTTCGACGAGGCGCATCTGCTGTTCGATGGTGCGCCGAAGGGGCTGGTGGACCGGGTCGAACAGGTGGCCCGGCTGATCCGGTCGAAGGGCGTGGGCGTGTATTTCGTGACGCAGCGGCCCGCCGACGTGCCCGAGACGATCCTGGCGCAACTGGGCAATCGGGTTCAGCACGCGCTGCGGGCCTTTACCGCGCGCGACCAGACCGACCTGCGCAAGGCGGCGCAGACCTATCGGGCGAACCCGCGCTTTTCCACCGAGGCGGCGATCCGCGAGGTGGGCACGGGCGAGGCGGTGACATCCTTCCTGGAACGCAAGGGGATACCCGGCATGGTCGAGCGCACGCTGGTGCGGCCGCCGATGTCGCAACTGGGGCCGATTGATCCGGCAGCGCGCGGGCAGGTGATTGCCGCAAGCCCGTTGCGGGGCAAGTACGACACGGTGCTGGACCGCGATTCGGCCTGGGAACGGCTGCGGGCGCGGGCCGAGGCGGCAGCGCGCGAGGCGGCCGAAGCCGAGGCGCGCGAGGCGGCGGACAAGGAGGCCGAGCGCGAGTTCCGCAATGCCCGGCGCTATGATCCCAAGATGCCCCGCGCCACCAAGACCAGCAGCCGCAGCCGGTCGTCCGACAGCGTGGGCGAAGCCTTTGCGAAAAGTTTCGCACGGTCGCTGGGCAGCCGGTCGGGGCAGGCGGTGATGCGGGGGGTGCTGGGCACGCTGTTCCGCAAGCGCTGA
- a CDS encoding Lrp/AsnC family transcriptional regulator produces MDDLDRSILALLGADARISVAVLARRLKVARSTIQARLERLETTGVIAGYTVRLGEAARQGRLRATVLVMIEPRAQAAILTRLKSIAEVERCHTTSGRFDLLLQIAAPNTQVLDQVLDQIGALTGVKSSESLIHLSSKIDRAV; encoded by the coding sequence ATGGACGACCTCGATCGCAGCATTCTGGCCCTGCTGGGGGCTGACGCCCGCATCTCGGTGGCCGTCCTGGCGCGGCGGCTGAAGGTCGCGCGCTCCACCATCCAGGCCCGGCTGGAACGGCTGGAAACCACCGGCGTGATCGCGGGCTACACCGTGCGGCTGGGCGAGGCCGCCCGCCAGGGCCGGCTGCGCGCCACCGTGCTGGTGATGATCGAACCGCGCGCGCAGGCCGCGATCCTGACGCGGCTCAAGTCGATTGCCGAGGTCGAGCGCTGCCACACCACCTCGGGCCGCTTCGACCTGCTGCTCCAGATCGCCGCGCCGAACACGCAGGTTCTGGATCAGGTGCTCGACCAGATCGGCGCCCTGACCGGGGTGAAATCCTCGGAAAGCCTGATCCACCTGTCCAGCAAGATCGACCGCGCGGTCTGA